The bacterium genome segment TGGCAAGCTGCAGAACGGTGAAGAAACTTTCATTCCCTGCACGCCGGCGGGCGTGCTGGAACTGCTGCAGCGCAGCGGCTTTCCGGTGGCGGGAAAACACGTGGTGGTTCTGGGCCGCAGCGGCATCGTGGGCATGCCGCTCGCCGTGTTGCTGGCTCAGAAACGGCCGCGCGCGAATGCCACCGTGACCATCTGCCATTCCGCGACGGCGAATCTCCCACAGCTAACCCGGCAGGCGGAGGTTTTGGTTGCGGCCATCGGCAAGGCCCAATTCGTGACCGCGGACATGGTAAAAGAGGGCGTGGTCGTGATCGATGTCGGCACCAATCGCGTCGTTGATCCGGCCGCGAGCAAAGGCTATCGTCTGGTGGGTGATGTCGATTTCGCGGCGGTGCAGCAGAAAGCCGCGGCCATCACGCCGGTGCCCGGCGGTGTCGGCCCGATGACGATCATCATGTTGATGCAGAATACGGTGCTGGCCGCCGAGCGCTTGGCCGCCGGCGCCGCCTGAAAACAGATCCTTCGGCGCGCTGCGCCACCCCATGCGCCAGTAGCTCAACTGGATAGAGCGTTGGCCTCCGGAGCCAAAGGTTGAGGGTTCAAGTCCCCCCTGGCGTACCACAAGGGATTCGGAAGATCGCGCGGACAGCAAAAGCCCGCACGATTTTCCGAAGCCCTAATTTTTTGTCGAGCGGTCAATCCGCCTTTCAGTTCAGAATCCTTATTGCATTTCCTTCCTAATTTTGGTGCCCATGAGCTCACAGGCTGCCCAAAAATTCATCTCAGCCACGCTCGCGCTCTCCGATATTCGTCACCTTGACTCAGAAATCCACGAGCTGATCTCGTCCAAGAAAGATCCTGCCAAAATCGCAGAATATTTGAGTCGACGCTTCGGTAACAGCAGCCAGTTGCAGATCAAAATCGCCGAGAGCAAGGCCGAGTTGCGCTGGACCCTGCCCGCGCTCAATGCTGAAGCCGAAAGTCTGCATCGCGAGGCCATGGTGTTCGCCAAGCAGCGCGATTTCGGCAAGGCCATTGCCCGCTGGACGCAGGCACTGGCGAAGAATCCTTCTGATCCCGATTACTATTTCAACCTCGGCATCGCCTGCTTCGCCAACAAGAACTACAAGGAGGCGGTCGAGAATTTTCGCCAGGCGGTCACGCTTTGCCCGATCTACCATCGCGCGCATTTGATCCTCGGCACGATTCTCCTCAAGATGCGCAAGTTCGCGGAGGCCGAAGGCCATCTGAAAGAGAGCATCTTCTTCGATCCGCGCAACGCGCTCGCCCATCTCAATCTCGGCGCGGTCTACAGCATTCTCAAGAAATACAAAGAAGGGATCGCCAGTTTCCAGCGCGCCATCGAGCTCTCGCCCAACGAGATTCGCGCTTACTTCGGCCTGGCCAAGATCTATGCGATTCTCGGCGACACCGAGAACGCCAATCTGAACTATCGCAAAGTCATCGAGCTGGATCCCAAGCACGCGCTCGCGGCGCACGCCAAGCGCAGCATCATCTCCGCGGCGCCCACCGTGGAAACCGCTGATCTGGAGAGCCTGTACGCCGAGGGCTACAAAGCCTTTTTGTATTCGGATTTCAAAGGCGCGGCCCGCATGTACCAAAAGTACCTCGAGAAAAAACCGGATGACGATCAGGTGTGGGCGGCTCTGGGCGTGGCGCTGCAACGCGCCGGCTCGCCGGACCGTGCGGTCAAGGCCTTTGCGCAGGCCAGCAAGCTCAATTCTGCGAAAGGGCTTTATTTCAAGCAACTGGCGATCGCCTGCGATCTCATCGATCGGCCGGCCGAGGCGGTGAAAGCTTTCGAACAGGCGAGCGAACTCGGCAAGGGGGATTCGGTGATGCTGGCGGTGTGGGGGAAAAATCTCATCAAGCTGAACCGGCTGACGGAATCCATTCCGCAGCTCGAGCGTGGGGTGAAATTGAACCGCTCCAATCTGCTGGCACACTACTATCTCGCCATGGCGCTCATCAAGATGAATGAGGTGGAACGCGCCATCTCCCACCTGGAAGCGATTCTGGGCGCCAAAGTCAACACCCCCTTGAAAGAGCAGGCCCAGGAACTGTTGCGCAAAGTGGCCTAAAAGCACAAAAGACGGCTCGTGGCCGTCTTTTGTGTCTACCGCGCATCGTCCGTTCTGCGAGACTATTCGTCCTTGGGTTTCCGGCTGTTTTGCTCGACCTTGGCCTGCACCGTCTTCAAGCGCTTGTCGAAACTCTTCTGCTCGGTCAAAATCTGTTCCTTCATCTCCATCAATTCGAGCATCCGCTCCAGAGCTTCAATTTTCTTGACCAGAAAGCTGTTCGCGGCGATGTTG includes the following:
- the folD gene encoding bifunctional methylenetetrahydrofolate dehydrogenase/methenyltetrahydrofolate cyclohydrolase FolD; its protein translation is MSAVLIDGKRIAEQVKAELIEKIQALKQKQVTPGLAAVLVGDDPASAVYVGAKAKMCESLGLYSKVYKLERATPQSALLELIAQLNRDAAVHGILVQLPLPPQIDPQGVLAALAPEKDVDGFTPVNRGKLQNGEETFIPCTPAGVLELLQRSGFPVAGKHVVVLGRSGIVGMPLAVLLAQKRPRANATVTICHSATANLPQLTRQAEVLVAAIGKAQFVTADMVKEGVVVIDVGTNRVVDPAASKGYRLVGDVDFAAVQQKAAAITPVPGGVGPMTIIMLMQNTVLAAERLAAGAA
- a CDS encoding tetratricopeptide repeat protein, which encodes MSRRFGNSSQLQIKIAESKAELRWTLPALNAEAESLHREAMVFAKQRDFGKAIARWTQALAKNPSDPDYYFNLGIACFANKNYKEAVENFRQAVTLCPIYHRAHLILGTILLKMRKFAEAEGHLKESIFFDPRNALAHLNLGAVYSILKKYKEGIASFQRAIELSPNEIRAYFGLAKIYAILGDTENANLNYRKVIELDPKHALAAHAKRSIISAAPTVETADLESLYAEGYKAFLYSDFKGAARMYQKYLEKKPDDDQVWAALGVALQRAGSPDRAVKAFAQASKLNSAKGLYFKQLAIACDLIDRPAEAVKAFEQASELGKGDSVMLAVWGKNLIKLNRLTESIPQLERGVKLNRSNLLAHYYLAMALIKMNEVERAISHLEAILGAKVNTPLKEQAQELLRKVA